Proteins from a single region of Pyrus communis chromosome 6, drPyrComm1.1, whole genome shotgun sequence:
- the LOC137737309 gene encoding uncharacterized protein isoform X2, with amino-acid sequence MSDHLVLYVDRLLRPMAAQPPSEPAEAGSVPEPAGPEPELDAAGPSSSSSSEEADEEEPLIQTAECRICQDEDSVSNLESPCACCGSLKYAHRKCVQYWCNEKGDITCEICHQPYQPGYTAPPRPPSDETTIEIGGGWTLSGTPLSLDDPRILSIAEAERQFMDTEYDDYSSSSSGAPFFRSAALILMALLILRHALRASVSDSDSGDDSDTSAIFSLFLLRAAGFLLPCYIMAWAISILQRRQQRQEAAAMAAAQVAFVLQSGQHRGLQFAVAPGPSGTPHPETAHQETA; translated from the exons ATGAGTGACCACCTCGTGTTGTACGTTGACCGCCTCCTTCGGCCAATGGCAGCGCAGCCGCCTTCCGAGCCTGCTGAGGCTGGTTCTGTGCCTGAGCCGGCTGGACCGGAGCCAGAACTGGATGCCGCCGGGCCTTCTTCGAGTTCGTCATCGGAGGAGGCGGATGAGGAGGAACCGCTGATTCAGACGGCGGAGTGCCGCATTTGCCAGGATGAGGATAGCGTTAGCAATTTGGAATCTCCTTGCGCCTGTTGTGGCAGCCTCAAG TATGCTCATAGAAAATGTGTTCAGTATTGGTGCAATGAGAAAGGGGATATAACTTGTGAAATTTGTCATCAG CCTTACCAACCTGGCTACACTGCACCTCCTCGTCCACCATCTGATGAAACTACTATTGAAATTGG CGGTGGCTGGACACTTTCTGGCACTCCCTTGAGTTTGGATGATCCACGCATTTTGTCAATTGCAGAGGCAGAACGTCAGTTTATGGATACTGAATATGATGATTATTCTTCAAGTAGTAGTGGAGCTCCATTCTTTCGTTCAGCTGCCTTAATT TTAATGGCCCTTCTAATCTTGCGGCATGCATTGAGGGCCTCAGTTTCTGACTCCGACTCTGGGGATGACAGTGACACATCTGCCATTTTCTCT CTTTTCTTGCTTAGAGCAGCTGGCTTTCTACTGCCCTGCTATATTATGGCTTGGGCCATCAGTATCTTGCAGCGTCGACAGCAAAGACAG GAGGCCGCAGCAATGGCAGCAGCCCAAGTTGCTTTTGTTCTTCAATCCGGGCAACATAGGGGTTTACAATTTGCGGTAGCACCAGGACCCAGTGGAACTCCACATCCAGAAACTGCACATCAAGAAACTGCCTAA
- the LOC137737309 gene encoding uncharacterized protein isoform X1, translated as MSDHLVLYVDRLLRPMAAQPPSEPAEAGSVPEPAGPEPELDAAGPSSSSSSEEADEEEPLIQTAECRICQDEDSVSNLESPCACCGSLKYAHRKCVQYWCNEKGDITCEICHQPYQPGYTAPPRPPSDETTIEIGGGWTLSGTPLSLDDPRILSIAEAERQFMDTEYDDYSSSSSGAPFFRSAALILWFFILQLMALLILRHALRASVSDSDSGDDSDTSAIFSLFLLRAAGFLLPCYIMAWAISILQRRQQRQEAAAMAAAQVAFVLQSGQHRGLQFAVAPGPSGTPHPETAHQETA; from the exons ATGAGTGACCACCTCGTGTTGTACGTTGACCGCCTCCTTCGGCCAATGGCAGCGCAGCCGCCTTCCGAGCCTGCTGAGGCTGGTTCTGTGCCTGAGCCGGCTGGACCGGAGCCAGAACTGGATGCCGCCGGGCCTTCTTCGAGTTCGTCATCGGAGGAGGCGGATGAGGAGGAACCGCTGATTCAGACGGCGGAGTGCCGCATTTGCCAGGATGAGGATAGCGTTAGCAATTTGGAATCTCCTTGCGCCTGTTGTGGCAGCCTCAAG TATGCTCATAGAAAATGTGTTCAGTATTGGTGCAATGAGAAAGGGGATATAACTTGTGAAATTTGTCATCAG CCTTACCAACCTGGCTACACTGCACCTCCTCGTCCACCATCTGATGAAACTACTATTGAAATTGG CGGTGGCTGGACACTTTCTGGCACTCCCTTGAGTTTGGATGATCCACGCATTTTGTCAATTGCAGAGGCAGAACGTCAGTTTATGGATACTGAATATGATGATTATTCTTCAAGTAGTAGTGGAGCTCCATTCTTTCGTTCAGCTGCCTTAATT ctttggttttttattttgcagTTAATGGCCCTTCTAATCTTGCGGCATGCATTGAGGGCCTCAGTTTCTGACTCCGACTCTGGGGATGACAGTGACACATCTGCCATTTTCTCT CTTTTCTTGCTTAGAGCAGCTGGCTTTCTACTGCCCTGCTATATTATGGCTTGGGCCATCAGTATCTTGCAGCGTCGACAGCAAAGACAG GAGGCCGCAGCAATGGCAGCAGCCCAAGTTGCTTTTGTTCTTCAATCCGGGCAACATAGGGGTTTACAATTTGCGGTAGCACCAGGACCCAGTGGAACTCCACATCCAGAAACTGCACATCAAGAAACTGCCTAA
- the LOC137736911 gene encoding probable apyrase 6 isoform X1 codes for MRRLNTRKGVNSKPADDDDDSNMDPVKLQIRPITRSNLFSRSPKHNPRSSLLIIASVAIALALTVCYFLVSARNSRNFGTKRYGIVIDGGSTGSRIHVFGYGVDGGNSAVFDFGKDGLASMRVNPGLSAYAGDPESAGGSLRELVEFGKGRVPKEHWAETEIRLMATAGLRLLDLGVQNRILNSCRKVLRSSGFKFRDEWASVITGSDEGLYAWVVANHALGTLGGDPAQTTGIIELGGASAQVTFVSSESVPPEFSRAIKFGNVTYNLYSHSFLHFGQNVAYDSLKEAIVSGDFDSAGKSLQERMSIDPCTPKGYSYKMQSLELPPRSSVGKNRHLSALQSRGNFSECRSAAKIMLQKGKEKCVYQHCDIGSTFIPKLRGKFLATENFFYTSKFFGLSPNGFLSNLMMAGQQFCGEDWSKIKKRYPTVDEETLLHYCFSSAYAVALLHDSLGIALDDERIGFANQVGSIPLDWALGAFILQSTSDLDVGHSDWLTAIIDDGSPTLLSVIFIFSILMFTVWSLSKWRKPQLKTIYDLEKGRYIVTRVSR; via the exons ATGCGACGATTGAATACCCGTAAAGGGGTCAATTCGAAGCCTgccgacgacgacgacgacagCAATATGGATCCGGTTAAGCTCCAAATCCGACCCATCACCCGATCCAATCTCTTCTCCCGGAGCCCCAAGCACAACCCCAGATCGAGCCTCTTAATCATCGCCTCAGTCGCCATCGCACTCGCTCTCACAGTATGCTACTTTCTCGTTTCCGCGCGAAATTCGAGAAATTTTGGTACGAAACGGTACGGGATTGTCATCGACGGCGGGAGTACGGGAAGCCGGATCCACGTATTCGGGTACGGAGTTGACGGCGGTAACAGTGCCGTGTTTGATTTTGGAAAGGACGGGTTGGCGTCGATGCGGGTCAATCCGGGGCTCTCGGCTTATGCAGGGGATCCGGAATCGGCAGGTGGGTCGCTGCGGGAGCTTGTGGAGTTTGGGAAGGGGAGGGTTCCGAAGGAGCACTGGGCGGAGACGGAGATTAGGCTTATGGCTACGGCGGGGCTTCGATTGCTTGACTTGGGTGTTCAGAATCGGATTCTGAATTCTTGTAGGAAGGTGCTTCGCAGTTCGGGGTTTAAGTTTCGTGACGAGTGGGCTTCCGTCATTACAG GATCTGATGAAGGATTATATGCTTGGGTTGTTGCAAACCACGCTCTTGGTACTCTTGGTGGCGATCCTGCGCAAACAACTGGGATTATTGAACTTGGTGGAGCTTCTGCTCAG GTGACTTTTGTTTCAAGTGAGTCGGTGCCTCCCGAGTTCTCTCGTGCAATTAAATTTGGAAATGTCACTTACAATCTCTACAGTCACAGCTTTCTTCATTTTGGCCAG AATGTTGCATATGATTCATTGAAAGAGGCTATTGTTTCAGGAGACTTCGACTCAG CTGGTAAGTCACTTCAGGAAAGAATGTCAATAGATCCTTGCACTCCTAAAGGCTACTCATATAAGATGCAGTCTTTGGAGCTTCCTCCACGTTCTTCGGTTGGGAAGAATAGACATTTATCTGCTCTACAATCAAGGGGTAACTTCTCTGAGTGCAGATCTGCTGCAAAAATTATGCTGCAGAAGGGAAAAG AGAAATGCGTGTATCAACATTGCGATATAGGATCAACCTTCATTCCTAAGCTTCGGGGAAAGTTTTTGGCTACAGAAAACTTTTTCTATACATCTAAG TTCTTTGGTTTGTCCCCAAATGgatttctttcaaatttgatGATGGCTGGACAACAATTTTGTGGAGAAGATTGGTCAAAGATAAAGAAGAGATACCCGACAGTTGATGAAGAAACTTTGCTGCACTATTGCTTCTCTTCCGCATATGCGGTAGCCCTACTTCATGATAGTCTTGGAATTGCTTTGGATGATGAAAG GATCGGGTTTGCAAATCAGGTGGGAAGTATTCCACTCGATTGGGCACTGGGAGCTTTCATCTTGCAAAGTACATCTGATTTGGACGTAGGGCACTCTGATTGGCTTACCGCCATAATTGATGATGGATCTCCCACATTGCTATCAGtaatttttatcttttcaatATTAATGTTTACAGTGTGGTCACTGTCAAAGTGGAGGAAGCCACAGCTGAAGACAATTTACGATCTGGAGAAAGGGCGGTATATAGTGACTCGTGTTAGTAGATGA
- the LOC137736911 gene encoding probable apyrase 6 isoform X2: MRRLNTRKGVNSKPADDDDDSNMDPVKLQIRPITRSNLFSRSPKHNPRSSLLIIASVAIALALTVCYFLVSARNSRNFGTKRYGIVIDGGSTGSRIHVFGYGVDGGNSAVFDFGKDGLASMRVNPGLSAYAGDPESAGGSLRELVEFGKGRVPKEHWAETEIRLMATAGLRLLDLGVQNRILNSCRKVLRSSGFKFRDEWASVITGSDEGLYAWVVANHALGTLGGDPAQTTGIIELGGASAQVTFVSSESVPPEFSRAIKFGNVTYNLYSHSFLHFGQNVAYDSLKEAIVSGDFDSAGKSLQERMSIDPCTPKGYSYKMQSLELPPRSSVGKNRHLSALQSRGNFSECRSAAKIMLQKGKEKCVYQHCDIGSTFIPKLRGKFLATENFFYTSKFFGLSPNGFLSNLMMAGQQFCGEDWSKIKKRYPTVDEETLLHYCFSSAYAVALLHDSLGIALDDERIGFANQVGSIPLDWALGAFILQSTSDLDCGHCQSGGSHS, encoded by the exons ATGCGACGATTGAATACCCGTAAAGGGGTCAATTCGAAGCCTgccgacgacgacgacgacagCAATATGGATCCGGTTAAGCTCCAAATCCGACCCATCACCCGATCCAATCTCTTCTCCCGGAGCCCCAAGCACAACCCCAGATCGAGCCTCTTAATCATCGCCTCAGTCGCCATCGCACTCGCTCTCACAGTATGCTACTTTCTCGTTTCCGCGCGAAATTCGAGAAATTTTGGTACGAAACGGTACGGGATTGTCATCGACGGCGGGAGTACGGGAAGCCGGATCCACGTATTCGGGTACGGAGTTGACGGCGGTAACAGTGCCGTGTTTGATTTTGGAAAGGACGGGTTGGCGTCGATGCGGGTCAATCCGGGGCTCTCGGCTTATGCAGGGGATCCGGAATCGGCAGGTGGGTCGCTGCGGGAGCTTGTGGAGTTTGGGAAGGGGAGGGTTCCGAAGGAGCACTGGGCGGAGACGGAGATTAGGCTTATGGCTACGGCGGGGCTTCGATTGCTTGACTTGGGTGTTCAGAATCGGATTCTGAATTCTTGTAGGAAGGTGCTTCGCAGTTCGGGGTTTAAGTTTCGTGACGAGTGGGCTTCCGTCATTACAG GATCTGATGAAGGATTATATGCTTGGGTTGTTGCAAACCACGCTCTTGGTACTCTTGGTGGCGATCCTGCGCAAACAACTGGGATTATTGAACTTGGTGGAGCTTCTGCTCAG GTGACTTTTGTTTCAAGTGAGTCGGTGCCTCCCGAGTTCTCTCGTGCAATTAAATTTGGAAATGTCACTTACAATCTCTACAGTCACAGCTTTCTTCATTTTGGCCAG AATGTTGCATATGATTCATTGAAAGAGGCTATTGTTTCAGGAGACTTCGACTCAG CTGGTAAGTCACTTCAGGAAAGAATGTCAATAGATCCTTGCACTCCTAAAGGCTACTCATATAAGATGCAGTCTTTGGAGCTTCCTCCACGTTCTTCGGTTGGGAAGAATAGACATTTATCTGCTCTACAATCAAGGGGTAACTTCTCTGAGTGCAGATCTGCTGCAAAAATTATGCTGCAGAAGGGAAAAG AGAAATGCGTGTATCAACATTGCGATATAGGATCAACCTTCATTCCTAAGCTTCGGGGAAAGTTTTTGGCTACAGAAAACTTTTTCTATACATCTAAG TTCTTTGGTTTGTCCCCAAATGgatttctttcaaatttgatGATGGCTGGACAACAATTTTGTGGAGAAGATTGGTCAAAGATAAAGAAGAGATACCCGACAGTTGATGAAGAAACTTTGCTGCACTATTGCTTCTCTTCCGCATATGCGGTAGCCCTACTTCATGATAGTCTTGGAATTGCTTTGGATGATGAAAG GATCGGGTTTGCAAATCAGGTGGGAAGTATTCCACTCGATTGGGCACTGGGAGCTTTCATCTTGCAAAGTACATCTGATTTGGAC TGTGGTCACTGTCAAAGTGGAGGAAGCCACAGCTGA